From Eriocheir sinensis breed Jianghai 21 chromosome 16, ASM2467909v1, whole genome shotgun sequence, a single genomic window includes:
- the LOC126999570 gene encoding mediator of RNA polymerase II transcription subunit 13-like isoform X1, with protein MMSTNSQTNGASLEDCHTNFFALTDLCGIKWRVYVWDNPGGSSYVTGGGGGGGGGGLPADPLEDPVLVSYSRMIAADVLCVWRKTWRGPQDVPASPHMTHQQHHHAQHQLRHSLRHSPKELWVFWYGDEPDLTNLLAPELLRCEDIRGAWDWESGLSYECRTLLFKALHNLIERCLLTRDFVRLGRWFVQPYEGPEGVPGSSSTHLSFSLSFFVHGESIVCASVDVRQHPPVRELTRRHLLLAQQSNHGIPVILGPYGLSGTLTGVSYRHSEPSIQKLLDEWRQFFPVETKAPPTESLEPPLPAAVEVIVGGHKMRYPTCYVLVTDMDDYLMAGRGTNVVNVGQAAPSSLKGGLTNETSQEASETSALPANSSPFMASTHTLLASEYLSCGGRGLGWSRGMCERVWQDVVQCPGQLPPTPHDGLTPEGALIPAEIAGQWEFSDPATKISCSCAKCRRGRVSNKGCSSSKGRGEKLGGGGGSGRPRGGGCSLAGCIPFHKRPPTTPLAEADQCGMPAIEDSELLQATARLSGAGTPSGGSGGGGFGGYKSGGVTTPGSVPSLRLTGVNDGPPPSVDSPASITPSPLPTPHSQPSSVPHHDPTMPTLSPHPPPSNTSVGDPPTPAPPDSVDVKPSMSDLIGPKSVSSPNTQGMSPLVGGDRSNGVESSETTSSIGGNGSSNSSGGGGGGGGSGGGGGGGGGTSGGGGGSGSGGGGGGGGSNSNTTTTTTTSTGGPLRGLKRPSLPGTDYHFLLEQEKPSTVLYDYTKLNAWLHHPIKKFKPAEPKVEEPLWPPYRPAHIQEKMEPYRQEVGQEVPEMNGLPLKDLRGIKRPEDPYDFEDDLGSGATLETYKRKDGLDKEEAKTPGSVQSTHDPHSPSQPKKNTGNLYTLAGLQPSLSDLDELFDSDSPVDDGTFPDHTPPGSNKPSGGPEDTAAVLSNKGGGAGNNKSSVSASLVELTKMFPTPPSHEHNPDHDTALEEVISIKTERIEEPRVPQVAEPLGHLAKEEQPPVPAVYRPPSVAMFVGSSKYAPLTNLPSQEHKASPIPEDWLYKPSCSWQFPVTEKPHSTAPPIVHMGPHSGAPSSAPASHSQKAGVSPISPMPPSLGGSTSDGGPGSQRGPGSVGPASAGPPMNYDLTSPASNQSSYLSKAMPSVEPPGPTLGLSQVPEATSLIVNIALQDSNINLFRDHNFDSCTMCVCNNNQRIVGNIRGNDGTLYLPPTQLSMEEESICCNCGFSAVVNRRLAFQAGLFYEDEVDLTGLHEALANECKKQSLHLLTDNKGAENPDREAAAGANAGASSAGPAGPAGGTGPGTVSGPVVSGGGGGGGAGTLDQLPQSLFRLLQSQCLVTLSTPSSVLYRSTTVYQNTRRDILLNIVDYKDGNEIAYLAVEQSRGGGLGGTTEGESGPPGLRLQCMHKWCYYQFNGPRCSRDIVRCMKALQPHLQEAIQKKGRRVNWEPVFSVDGPLTWRQFHRMAVRGTEDMAEPLPIPMLLAGHDRDWLSVAPQSLRHWEKLLLEPYSQQRNVAYVVVAPDNEFILSHVRTFFKELSSIYELCRLGRHSPIQRVLRNGIMRISKTAASKVANEPLEEWFSLLGDSHMSTKLKLYAQVCRHWLAPHLATLNMDKSLFEMHGSSKASERQAPSPMPPPSSENMSTPNPSTTPTQTLEPDNTTSYSSSNSTSSTTTPSSQSGTVLGSGASLNEVDEDDSPPPAILVYLVDPFNVGQDHPDMHRLVTLGLLRCYEHMLEGLPESMQNNVYLQIISLESILELASDSHDRSRHIDQLKSLAFSVFMQCRRTLTHNAAVKSLTGFGPAAVYDAFLKPKEASLAAEEKRLAPYHIFSPAYILAPIKESRGTYKEAQEALGVPREKSTILNCTYCLSEDQRWLLATATDDLGEILETVTINIEIPNRTRRKKASARRQGLKKLMDWILSVMSIGVHPWRLIVGRLGRMGHGELKGWSSLLSRKSLIQASKNLKEMCKQCAYLFPGDSPCILSACLVSMEADSSFRMMPDMFTPDERFGQNSQNCNLSTPEDLTCTHILVFPTSAKTQSAQKMFQDEQTFGNTDLLLGTDLDEDIEVGMDTMAIGLNINELLMLETGPNQDDQLEDGNGHRDSLSQPSSPIMGTGGRTSPSQFSGQARSNGVVLVDPQEDGRGSVLQQPLALGYYVSTASTGRLPRWFWSACPHLEGSCPVFLKSALHLHSPGITQSEEFVHNTNNKVHPLDSSYTTDVLRYVLEGYNGLSWLVLDPAKQDRRSCLPLHMQVLSHLYNVMAALV; from the exons ACGGACTTGTGTGGAATAAAATGGCGAGTGTACGTGTGGGACAACCCTGGCGGAAGCTCCTACGtgactggcggcggcggcggcggtggcggcggggggTTGCCAGCTGACCCCCTGGAGGACCCGGTGCTGGTGTCCTACTCCCGAATGATCGCCGCCGACGTGCTGTGTGTGTGGCGCAAGACCTGGCGCGGCCCCCAAGACGTGCCCGCCTCGCCGCACATGacgcaccagcagcaccaccacgcCCAGCACCAGCTCCGGCACTCCCTGCGGCACTCCCCGAAGGAACTCTGGGTCTTCTGGTACGGCGACGAGCCAGACCTCACCAACCTGCTGGCCCCGGAGCTCCTCAGATGTG AGGACATCCGCGGCGCGTGGGACTGGGAGAGCGGCCTGTCCTACGAGTGCCGGACGCTGCTCTTCAAGGCTCTGCACAACTTGATAGAGAG ATGCCTCCTGACCAGGGACTTTGTGCGCCTTGGACGGTGGTTTGTGCAGCCTTACGAAGGGCCGGAGGGCGTCCCCGGCAGCAGCAG CACGCACCTGTCGTTCAGCCTGTCATTCTTTGTCCACGGCGAGAGCATCGTGTGTGCCAGCGTGGACGTCCGCCAGCACCCTCCCGTCAGAGAGCTCACACGCCGCCACCTGCTCCTCGCCCAACAGTCCAACCACGGCATCCCAG TGATATTGGGTCCGTATGGGCTGAGTGGCACGCTGACTGGAGTGAGTTACCGCCACTCTGAGCCCTCCATACAAAAGCTGCTGGATGAGTGGCGGCAGTTCTTCCCCGTCGAGACCAAAGCTCCGCCCACTGAGTCCCTGGAGCCCCCCCTCCCGGCGGCTGTAGAAGTTATTGTTG GTGGCCACAAGATGCGTTACCCGACGTGCTACGTGCTGGTCACAGACATGGACGACTACTTAATGGCCGGCCGGGGCACCAATGTGGTCAACGTGGGCCAGGCCGCCCCCAGCAGCCTCAAGGGCGGCCTGACCAACGAGACGTCTCAGGAGGCCAGCGAGACCTCGGCCCTGCCGGCCAACAGCTCCCCCTTCATGGCCTCCACCCACACCCTGCTGGCCTCCGAGTACCTCAGCTGTGGCGGCCGGGGGCTGGGATGGTCGCGGGGGATGTGCGAGCGGGTGTGGCAGGACGTGGTGCAGTGCCCCGGCCAGCTGCCGCCGACCCCGCACGACGGCCTCACCCCCGAGGGCGCCCTCATCCCCGCTGAGATCGCCGGCCAGTGGGAGTTCTCGGACCCGGCCACCAAGATCAGCTGCTCCTGTGCCAA ATGCAGGAGGGGTCGGGTCAGTAATAAAGGGTGTAGCAGCAGTAAGGGCCGGGGAGAAAAGCTTGGTGGAGGGGGAGGCAGTGGCCGTCCGCGAGGGGGCGGCTGCTCCCTGGCCGGCTGCATCCCCTTCCACAAGAGGCCTCCTACGACGCCCTTGGCAGAGGCTGACCAGTGTGGCATGCCGGCCATCGAAGATTCAGAGCTTTTGCAGGCCACTGCCAG ATTGAGTGGAGCCGGGACCCCGAGTGGAGGCAGTGGTGGCGGAGGCTTCGGGGGGTACAAGAGTGGAGGGGTGACCACGCCGGGCAGTGTCCCTTCCCTCAGGCTGACCGGGGTGAATGATGGCCCGCCCCCCTCTGTGGACTCCCCTGCCTCCATCACGCCCTCGCCCCTGCCCACGCCGCACTCCCAGCCCTCCTCTGTGCCTCATCACG ACCCCACCATGCCAACCCTCAGtccacaccctcccccctccaacACGTCCGTGGGCGACCCGCCAACGCCTGCGCCGCCGGACTCAGTGGATGTCAAGCCCAGCATGTCTGACCTCATCGGACCCAAGTCTGTGTCCTCCCCAAACacacag GGCATGTCTCCCCTGGTGGGCGGGGACCGGAGCAACGGCGTGGAGTCCAGCGAGACAACCAGCAGTATAGGTGGGAACGGCAGCAGCAatagcagcggcggcggcggaggcggaggcggctcagggggtggcggtggtggcggagggGGCACCAGCGGTGGAGGTGGCGGCAGTGggagtggcggaggtggcggtggtggtggcagtaatagcaacaccaccaccaccaccaccaccagcaccgggGGTCCTCTGAGGGGGCTGAAGAGGCCTTCCCTGCCTGGCACCGACTATCACTTCCTTCTGGAGCAGGAGAAGCCCAGCACCGTCCTCTATGACTACACCAAGCTGAACGCATG GCTCCACCACCCCATCAAGAAGTTCAAGCCAGCAGAGCCCAAGGTGGAGGAGCCGCTGTGGCCACCCTACAGACCTGCCCACATACAGGAGAAGATGGAACCCTACAGGCAGGAGGTGGGacaggag GTCCCAGAGATGAACGGCTTGCCCCTGAAGGACCTCCGAGGCATCAAGAGGCCTGAGGACCCCTATGACTTCGAGGATGACCTTGGCTCCGGGGCCACCTTGGAGACCTACAAGAGGAAAGACGGTCTGGATAAGGAGGAGGCCAAGACCCCGGGCAGTGTACAGTCCACGCATGATCCTCACTCCCCCTCGCAGCCAAAGAAAAACACTGGGAACCTCTACACCCTGGCCGGCCTCCAGCCCTCACTCTCAGACCTGGACGAGCTCTTTGACTCTGATTCTCCAGTGGACGAC GGCACCTTCCCGGACCACACTCCCCCAGGGTCCAACAAGCCCTCCGGGGGGCCGGAGGACACAGCGGCGGTGCTGAGCAACAAGGGCGGCGGCGCCGGGAACAACAAGTCAAGCGTCAGCGCCAGCCTGGTGGAGCTGACCAAGATGTTCCCCACGCCGCCCTCGCACGAGCACAACCCTGACCATGACACTGCCCTGGAGGAGGTCATCAGTATTAAGACGGAGCGCATAGAGGAGCCCCGCGTGCCCCAGGTGGCGGAGCCATTGGGGCACCTGGCCAAAGAGGAACAACCCCCGGTGCCGGCCGTTTACCGGCCTCCCTCCGTGGCCATGTTCGTGGGCTCCTCCAAGTACGCCCCGCTGACCAACCTGCCCAGCCAGGAGCACAAGGCCAGCCCCATCCCCGAGGACTGGCTCTACAAGCCCTCCTGCTCCTGGCAGTTCCCTGTCACCGAGAAGCCCCACAGCACGGCCCCGCCCATCGTCCACATGGGGCCCCACTCTGGGGCTCCCTCCTCCGCCCCCGCCAGCCACAGTCAGAAGGCCGGGGTGTCCCCCATCTCCCCCATGCCCCCCAGCCTAGGGGGCTCCACCTCCGACGGCGGCCCCGGGTCCCAGCGTGGGCCGGGCAGCGTCGGGCCTGCATCGGCTGGGCCGCCCATGAACTACGACCTGACCTCCCCGGCCTCCAACCAGTCGTCCTACCTGAGCAAGGCAATGCCCTCGGTGGAGCCACCAGGCCCCACGCTGGGCCTGAGCCAAGTACCTGAAGCCACCTCCCTCATCGTCAACATCGCCCTCCAGGACTCAAACATCAACCTGTTCCGGGACCACAACTTTGACTCCTGCACCATGTGTGTCTGCAACAACAACCAGCGCATCGTGGGCAACATCCGTGGCAACGACGGCACGCTGTACCTCCCCCCCACGCAGCTCAGCATGGAGGAGGAGAGCATCTGCTGCAACTGTGGCTTCTCCGCCGTGGTTAACCGCCGGCTGGCCTTCCAGGCCGGCCTCTTCTACGAGGACGAGGTGGACCTGACGGGGCTGCACGAGGCGCTGGCCAACGAGTGCAAGAAGCAGTCGCTGCACCTCCTCACCGACAACAAGGGGGCAGAGAACCCCGACCGGGAGGCTGCGGCGGGTGCCAATGCCGGGGCAAGCTCGGCGGGGCCAGCCGGGCCAGCGGGTGGGACAGGGCCTGGTACGGTGAGTGGGCCGGTTgtcagtggcggcggcggcgggggtggggcGGGCACGCTGGACCAGCTGCCCCAGTCTCTGTTCCGGCTGCTGCAGAGCCAGTGCCTGGTGACGCTGAGCACACCCTCCAGCGTGCTCTACCGCTCCACCACAGTCTACCAGAACACGCGCCGCGACATCCTCCTCAACATCGTCGACTACAAGGATGGCAACGAGATCGCCTACCTGGCCGTGGAGCAGTCGCGGGGCGGCGGCCTCGGGGGGACCACCGAGGGGGAGTCTGGGCCCCCCGGCCTCAGGTTACAGTGCATGCACAAGTGGTGCTATTACCAGTTCAACGGCCCGCGCTGCTCCAGGGACATTGTGCGCTGCATGAAGGCCCTGCAGCCGCACCTTCAGGAGGCTATTCAAAAGAAGGGGCGTAGGGTCAACTGGGAGCCGGTGTTCAGCGTGGACGGGCCGCTCACGTGGCGGCAGTTCCACAGGATGGCGGTGCGGGGCACGGAGGACATGGCGGAGCCGCTGCCCATCCCCATGCTGCTGGCCGGCCATGACCGGGACTGGCTCTCGGTGGCCCCGCAGTCCCTGCGGCACTGGGAGAAGCTGCTGCTGGAGCCGTACTCCCAGCAGCGCAACGTGGCCTACGTGGTGGTGGCGCCAGACAACGAGTTCATCCTCAGCCACGTGCGCACCTTCTTCAAGGAGCTGTCCTCCATCTACGAG CTGTGCCGGCTTGGCAGGCACTCCCCCATCCAGAGGGTCTTGAGGAACGGCATCATGAGGATAAGCAAGACGGCCGCCTCCAAGGTGGCCAACGAGCCTCTGGAGGAATGGTTCTCTCTCTTGGGTGATTCTCACATGTCCACCAAGCTCAAGCTCTACGCTCAG GTCTGCCGCCACTGGTTAGCTCCACACCTTGCCACCCTCAACATGGACAAGAGTCTGTTTGAGATGCATGGTTCCAGCAAGGCCAGCGAGAGGCAGGCCCCCTCACCCATGCCGCCGCCCTCCTCGGAGAACATGTCCACCCccaacccctccaccacccccacgcAGACCCTGGAGCCGGACAACACCACCTCGTACTCCTCCTcaaactccacctcctccaccacaacaCCGAGCTCT CAGAGCGGCACGGTGCTGGGGTCCGGCGCGAGCTTGAACGAGGTTGATGAGGACGACTCCCCGCCACCGGCCATCCTGGTGTACCTGGTAGACCCCTTCAACGTGGGCCAGGACCACCCCGACATGCACCGCCTGGTCACGCTGGGGCTCCTGCGCTGCTACGAACACATGCTGGAGGGCCTGCCGGAGAGCATGCAGAACAACGTATACCTacag ATAATCTCCCTGGAGAGCATCTTGGAGCTGGCCAGTGACTCCCACGACCGCTCCCGCCACATAGATCAACTCAAGTCCCTGGCGTTCTCAGTGTTCATGCAGTGCCGCAGGACGCTGACCCACAATGCCGCGGTGAAGTCCCTCACTGGGTTTGGTCCTGCTGCCGTGTATGATGCCTTCCTCAAGCCAAAGGAAGCTAGT CTCGCCGCTGAGGAGAAGCGCCTCGCCCCGTACCACATCTTCTCCCCGGCCTACATCCTGGCCCCCATCAAGGAGAGCCGCGGCACCTACAAGGAGGCGCAGGAGGCCCTGGGGGTGCCGAGGGAGAAGTCCACCATACTCAACTGTACCTACTGCCTATCAGAAGACCAGCGATGGTTGCTAGCCACCGCCACCGACGACCTCGGGGAGATCCTGGAAACTGTCACCATCAACATTGAGATCCCCAACAG AACGCGCAGAAAGAAGGCTTCAGCACGACGGCAAGGCCTCAAGAAGCTGATGGACTGGATTCTGAGTGTCATGTCCATTGGGGTCCACCCGTGGCGCCTCATCGTGGGGCGGCTGGGCAGGATGGGGCATGGGGAGCTGAAGGGTTGGTCCTCGTTGCTGTCCCGCAAGTCCCTGATCCAGGCCTCCAAGAACCTGAAGGAGATGTGCAAGCAGTGCGCTTACCTCTTCCCTGGGGACTCGCCGTGCATCCTCTCCGCCTGCCTGGTGTCCATGGAGGCGGACTCCTCCTTCCGCATGATGCCGGACATGTTCACGCCCGACGAAAGGTTTGGTCAGAACAGCCAGAACTGCAACCTCTCCACGCCCGAGGACCTCACCTGCACACACATTCTCGTCTTTCCCACGTCAGCCAAGACTCAG TCTGCCCAGAAGATGTTCCAGGACGAGCAGACCTTCGGAAACACGGACCTGCTGCTGGGCACCGACCTGGACGAGGACATCGAGGTGGGCATGGACACCATGGCCATCGGCCTCAACATCAACGAGCTGCTCATGCTGGAGACCGGCCCCAACCAGGACGACCAGCTGGAGGACGGCAACGGTCACCGGGACTCCCTCTCCCAGCCCTCCAGCCCCATCATGGGCACTGGCGGCCGCACCAGCCCCTCGCAGTTCTCCGGCCAGGCGCGCTCCAACGGCGTGGTGCTGGTGGACCCCCAGGAGGACGGCCGCGGCTCAGTGCTGCAGCAGCCCCTGGCCCTGGGGTACTACGTGTCCACCGCCTCCACGGGCCGGCTGCCGCGCTGGTTCTGGTCCGCCTGCCCCCACCTGGAGGGATCCTGTCCCGTGTTCCTCAAGTCCGCCCTTCACCTCCACTCCCCCGGCATCACCCAGTCAGAGGAGTTTGtgcacaacaccaacaacaaggtCCACCCGTTGGACTCTTCCTACACCACAGACGTCCTCAG ATACGTGCTTGAGGGCTACAACGGCCTGTCGTGGCTGGTGCTGGACCCGGCCAAGCAGGACCGGCGGTCGTGCCTGCCCCTGCACATGCAGGTCCTCTCCCACCTGTACAACGTGATGGCCGCCCTGGTATGA